One genomic region from Candidatus Nezhaarchaeota archaeon encodes:
- a CDS encoding KEOPS complex subunit Pcc1 — protein MKLRVEVRLRLNSPDLAASAARAIEVDNRQSPKDIVVACEARDNELTISIACEKPLRTLSTIEDLFTCLAPLIRLKDLL, from the coding sequence TTGAAGCTAAGAGTTGAAGTTAGACTGAGATTAAACTCACCTGATCTAGCAGCTTCAGCTGCGAGGGCCATTGAGGTGGATAATCGTCAGTCCCCTAAAGATATCGTAGTGGCCTGTGAAGCAAGAGACAACGAATTAACAATAAGCATCGCCTGCGAGAAACCATTGAGAACCCTCTCGACGATAGAGGACTTATTTACTTGTTTGGCGCCACTCATAAGGCTTAAGGACTTGCTTTAA